In Oryzias latipes chromosome 15, ASM223467v1, the following proteins share a genomic window:
- the plau gene encoding urokinase-type plasminogen activator, translated as MRLLVITSILLALTVCVAFSHRRNKELSCQSGDGSSYRGTVRRSINGNRCLNWNRVNHPWDTYNGVGNHKYCRNPNQRLKPWCYVRKEGRIFKEFCDVPKCSASALTPSVKPTSSPPPVDTEFTCGERHEGRKNKVVGGSFTTVESQPWISAIFKKKRFLCGGSLISPCWVLTATHCFSDEIDAKAEDLTVFLGKSAINDTDSEREQKFTVEKMIIHPKYNNFNNDIALLKIRGAEGGCAVKTPSVRTVCLPPLHTQLPPGFKCSIAGFGKESSESWQYSQILKQADVNLMSSTECKREPNYQRMLTENMLCAAGPDWSTDSCQGDSGGPLVCEASGRMFLFGVVSWGDGCASKDMPGVYTKLTNYNKWIAEETALSEYTKGLMYPLK; from the exons atgagGCTGTTAGTCATCACTTCCATCCTCTTGGCGCTCACAGTCTGTGTG GCATTTTCTCacagaagaaataaagaat TGAGCTGTCAATCTGGAGATGGGAGCAGTTATAGGGGGACAGTGAGAAGGTCTATTAATGGGAACAGGTGCCTCAACTGGAACAGGGTTAACCACCCTTGGGACACTTACAACGGAGTTGGAAACCATAAATACTGCAG GAATCCTAACCAGAGACTGAAACCATGGTGTTATGTCAGAAAAGAAGGAAGAATTTTCAAGGAATTCTGCGATGTTCCTAAAT GTTCTGCATCAGCCTTAACGCCATCAGTAAAACCAACTTCAAGCCCTCCTCCAGTGGACACAG agTTCACGTGTGGAGAACGCCATGAAGGGAGGAAGAATAAAGTTGTGGGGGGATCTTTCACAACCGTTGAGTCACAACCTTGGATTTctgctatttttaaaaaaaaacgttttctttgtGGCGGCTCTCTAATCTCACCTTGCTGGGTTCTCACAGCTACCCACTGCTTCTCTGATGA AATTGATGCCAAAGCGGAGGATCTGACTGTGTTTCTGGGAAAGAGTGCCATCAATGACACGGATTCTGAAAGGGAGCAGAAATTTACCGTGGAGAAAATGATCATCCACCCAAAGTATAACAACTTTAACAACGACATAG caCTGCTGAAAATCAGAGGCGCAGAAGGAGGCTGTGCAGTGAAGACGCCGTCAGTGCGCACAGTTtgccttcctcctcttcatacACAACTTCCTCCAGGATTCAAGTGCAGCATTGCAGGGTTTGGAAAAGAATCATCTG AGTCCTGGCAGTATTCACAGATCCTGAAGCAGGCGGACGTGAATCTGATGTCCAGCACCGAGTGTAAAAGAGAACCAAATTACCAACGTATGTTAACCGAGAACATGTTGTGTGCTGCTGGCCCGGACTGGAGCACAGATTCATGCCAG GGTGACTCCGGGGGTCCTCTGGTGTGTGAAGCCTCAGGCCGCATGTTTCTGTTCGGGGTGGTGAGTTGGGGCGATGGTTGCGCCAGCAAGGACATGCCAGGAGTTTATACAAAACTGACCAATTATAACAAGTGGATCGCAGAAGAAACAGCACTCTCCGAATACACGAAAGGATTAATGTATCCGCTAAAATGA